Sequence from the Coleofasciculus chthonoplastes PCC 7420 genome:
GCCAGTGACTTTGACCCGCCGATTTTGTCCAATTGTGTGCGGCGTCCGGTGGCATTTATGGCAAAAGAGGAACTATTTCGGGTTCCGGGACTCAAACAAGCGATTCAGTTATACGGCGCTTACCCAGTGAAGCGGGGTGCAGCAGACCGGAGTGCCATTCGTGCGGCGATTGAGTGTTTATCACAGGGGTGGGCTGTGGGTGTCTTTTTACAGGGAACGCGCACCCCAGATGGTCGTATCCCTGAACCCAAGTTAGGTGCGGCATTAATTGCGGCGAAGGGAAACGCCCCTCTATTACCCGTGAGTTTATGGGGGACTCATCGCGTTTTTCCCAAAGGATCACCGATACCGCGTCCTGTACCCGTAACCGTGCGAATTGGTCAACCCATTGACCCCCCAGCTTCGACGAAACGACCTGATTTAGCCGCCGTGACTCAGAGGTGTCAAGCTGCTATTCATGCTTTACATGATTTAGGGCGATGAATTAGATGCGATAAATCGCATCGGGTACAGGACGTGCTTTTCGGTTAATCAAAATAGAAAATTGTCACCACCTTGCGTTGTTCCTCTGCCTCCTCACAGGTTCTCAGCAAGGTTTTGCTGTCATGAAAGGCGAAGCAAACAAGCTGTTGACATCGGGAAATGATTTCGGAGTTACACAACGCACTGGCTTCTGCCAGAGACAGATGATCATTTTCTGAGTTTTCTACTAAGTGCATCACTTGTTGGAGTTGAACTTGCGACTCCCGTGGCTGACGTTCTAAGCTTTGGGGCAAAATGACCGTCAGCAAATTCGGGTCAGCACGCATCGCACCACGAATTGCGGCTGAGTTCGTACCTGTTGCGCCAGAGGTCATCA
This genomic interval carries:
- a CDS encoding lysophospholipid acyltransferase family protein encodes the protein MTRNREPFASLILYHAFKWSVVSPVLNIYLRGHIHGAEHVPMDGPLVVVSNHASDFDPPILSNCVRRPVAFMAKEELFRVPGLKQAIQLYGAYPVKRGAADRSAIRAAIECLSQGWAVGVFLQGTRTPDGRIPEPKLGAALIAAKGNAPLLPVSLWGTHRVFPKGSPIPRPVPVTVRIGQPIDPPASTKRPDLAAVTQRCQAAIHALHDLGR